In a single window of the Flavivirga spongiicola genome:
- a CDS encoding DinB family protein, whose product MQQIKWFERKFEFSFQQNIFPSIIERLDGTFIRLKTKIEQIPSELLEVKLDGKWSIKENIGHLIDLEPLWQGRLDDILENKEYLRTADLENKKTDLALHNKTDINNLLSQFQNLRKVTLNKLDELTEQDVYKTALHPRLKKPMRTMDLFLFVAEHDDHHLARMTEIKRTT is encoded by the coding sequence ATGCAACAAATAAAATGGTTTGAACGAAAATTTGAATTTTCCTTCCAGCAAAATATTTTTCCATCAATTATTGAAAGACTTGATGGTACCTTTATACGATTAAAAACAAAAATTGAGCAAATACCATCTGAATTGTTAGAAGTCAAACTGGATGGAAAATGGTCTATAAAAGAAAATATCGGACATCTAATTGATTTAGAACCATTATGGCAAGGACGACTTGACGATATCTTGGAAAATAAGGAATATTTAAGAACGGCTGATTTGGAAAACAAAAAAACAGACCTAGCTCTGCATAACAAAACGGACATTAATAATTTGCTGTCACAATTTCAGAATTTACGAAAAGTAACATTGAATAAACTAGATGAATTGACAGAACAGGATGTGTATAAAACGGCCCTGCACCCCAGACTAAAAAAACCAATGAGAACCATGGATTTGTTTTTGTTTGTAGCTGAACACGATGACCATCATTTAGCAAGAATGACAGAAATAAAAAGGACTACCTAA